The proteins below are encoded in one region of Salipiger sp. H15:
- a CDS encoding glycosyltransferase, producing MTFVGAPVPSASNDRTRVVHLVDDTTPGGVMRYLDFLKSDATLAEAAEHILRPVNRGEVGRLLLDCEVIVSHLSVNWRALPGLIALRARHASARLIHVEHSYTAAFTALNVRSRVRFFTLLRSAYALFDKVVAVSAAQGEWLRGRGLVTSDRLEIIRPAVDLSDFAALPAPRAQPRVIGAFGRLDRQKGFDTLVSAFRKVPGNDRVLRLHGAGADLAMLKSLAAGDARIQFLGHVADPSRAMAEVDIVAMPSRWEAYGIAALEARVAGRPLVVTSVDGLRDHAGPGVTLVRPGAVDELADALLGTTRCGQSSVERRALAIRSEAATRDGWSRLILRDPPSNRAWVAETEVPSSIRASA from the coding sequence ATGACCTTTGTCGGAGCCCCCGTCCCCAGCGCGTCCAACGATCGGACGCGCGTGGTCCACCTCGTCGACGACACCACGCCGGGCGGCGTCATGCGGTATCTCGATTTCTTGAAAAGCGACGCCACACTTGCCGAGGCGGCGGAGCATATCCTGCGCCCGGTCAACCGCGGCGAGGTCGGTCGGCTGTTGCTGGACTGCGAGGTCATCGTCTCGCACCTCTCGGTCAACTGGCGCGCCCTGCCCGGCCTCATTGCGCTGCGCGCCCGCCACGCCTCTGCGCGGCTGATCCATGTCGAACACAGCTACACCGCGGCGTTCACCGCGCTGAATGTGCGCAGCCGGGTGCGTTTCTTCACGCTCCTGCGGAGCGCCTACGCTCTTTTCGACAAGGTGGTGGCCGTCAGCGCCGCGCAGGGCGAATGGCTGCGCGGGCGTGGCCTCGTGACATCGGATCGGCTCGAGATCATTCGCCCGGCGGTCGATCTCTCGGACTTTGCCGCTCTGCCCGCACCCCGCGCGCAGCCGCGGGTGATCGGTGCATTCGGACGCCTCGACCGCCAGAAAGGTTTCGACACGCTGGTCTCGGCCTTTCGCAAGGTCCCTGGGAATGACAGGGTCCTGCGCCTCCATGGCGCCGGCGCCGATCTTGCCATGTTGAAATCCCTGGCGGCCGGAGACGCGCGTATCCAATTCCTTGGCCATGTCGCGGATCCGTCACGCGCCATGGCCGAGGTCGACATCGTGGCGATGCCCTCCCGCTGGGAGGCCTACGGCATCGCCGCGCTCGAAGCGCGTGTCGCCGGACGCCCGCTGGTGGTCACAAGCGTCGACGGATTGCGCGACCACGCTGGCCCCGGGGTCACGCTGGTTCGGCCGGGCGCCGTGGATGAACTTGCGGACGCGCTGCTGGGGACGACGAGGTGTGGCCAGAGCTCTGTCGAGCGCCGCGCTCTCGCCATCCGCTCGGAAGCCGCGACGCGCGATGGTTGGAGCCGTTTGATCCTGCGAGATCCCCCGTCGAACAGGGCTTGGGTTGCTGAAACCGAGGTGCCCTCGTCGATCCGGGCGTCCGCCTGA
- a CDS encoding DUF411 domain-containing protein: MTPSMTLTRRRMMAGTASLALSLPGALGAQATPAIHVLKDPNCGCCTGWARILSREGFTVTTENSLGTLLMRHKLERGIPQRMTSCHTGEIEGYMIEGHVPAADIRRLLAERPDAVGLAVPGMPYGSPGMGPETEREAYDVFLIRKDGSTEVFSSYAAA; the protein is encoded by the coding sequence ATGACACCGTCCATGACCCTGACACGACGTCGCATGATGGCCGGCACCGCCAGCCTTGCGCTTTCCCTGCCGGGCGCGCTGGGTGCGCAGGCCACGCCGGCGATCCACGTCCTCAAGGACCCCAACTGCGGCTGCTGCACGGGCTGGGCCCGGATCCTGAGCCGGGAGGGCTTCACCGTCACCACCGAGAACAGCCTCGGCACGCTCCTGATGCGGCACAAGCTCGAGAGGGGCATCCCGCAGCGCATGACCTCCTGCCACACCGGCGAGATCGAAGGCTACATGATCGAGGGCCACGTGCCCGCGGCCGACATCCGCAGGCTCCTCGCCGAGCGCCCCGATGCCGTCGGCCTCGCCGTGCCCGGCATGCCCTACGGATCGCCCGGCATGGGCCCCGAGACCGAGCGCGAGGCCTATGACGTCTTCCTGATCCGCAAGGACGGCAGCACGGAAGTCTTCTCCAGCTACGCGGCGGCCTGA
- a CDS encoding heavy metal translocating P-type ATPase — protein sequence MSVGNGTQREWRVTGMDCGSCAAKVRGAVERLPGVGNVDVALMAERLTLTLDVTQTPPESIESAVRGIGFGIAPRGAPPERPRGAFILPEGAFPDMTAEHAPESPARDEAPSEEPAAPSWYRTAKGRLVIGTGTLLAAAWGARLVFPAEVAHWAFALATLIGLFPVARRALAMARSRMPFTIEMLMTIAALGALVIGAPEEAALVVFLFAVGELLEGVSAGKARDSIRALSKLVPKTARLELGGSTREVAADRLGLGQVVQVRPGDRVPCDGEVIEGTSGVDESPVTGESVPSLKEPGSQVFAGSINTEALLRVRVTRTAGDNTIARIVRLVAEAESARAPTERFIDRFSRVYMPAVVAAALLVALVPPLVLGGDWGDWTYRALALLLIGCPCALVISVPASIASALSTGARNGLLMKGGRVIEAAAGITHVAFDKTGTLTLGRPRVTDMVVLAGSEAELLALAAGVETGASHPLGQAICAEAGRRGIAAAPATGGRALPGKGAEAVIGGVTVRVGSPRLAEERGALEDGVRTRVAALEAEGKTVVVVMRGDVPLGLIALRDEPRADAAEAVRQLGALGVSPLMLTGDNPRTAQAIAEGLGIDHRAGLMPEDKVAAIRDLRSGARVMMIGDGINDAPALAAAQVGVAMGSGTDVALETADAAILRNRVTDAAGIVRLARATMANIRQNIAIALGLKAVFLVTTVLGITGLWPAILADTGATVLVTMNALRLLTFRPSAL from the coding sequence ATGTCGGTTGGGAACGGAACGCAGCGCGAATGGCGCGTGACGGGCATGGATTGCGGCTCCTGCGCCGCGAAGGTCCGCGGCGCGGTGGAGCGCCTGCCCGGCGTCGGCAACGTGGATGTCGCGCTGATGGCCGAACGGCTGACCCTGACGCTGGACGTGACCCAGACCCCGCCCGAGAGCATCGAGAGCGCCGTGCGCGGGATCGGCTTCGGCATCGCGCCCCGCGGCGCCCCGCCCGAACGGCCCAGGGGCGCCTTCATCCTGCCGGAAGGGGCCTTCCCCGACATGACCGCCGAACATGCCCCGGAAAGCCCCGCGCGGGACGAGGCGCCCTCCGAGGAGCCGGCGGCGCCGTCATGGTACCGGACCGCGAAGGGCCGGCTGGTGATCGGCACCGGGACATTGCTCGCCGCCGCCTGGGGCGCGCGCCTTGTCTTCCCGGCGGAGGTCGCGCACTGGGCCTTTGCCCTCGCCACGCTGATCGGCCTCTTCCCGGTGGCCCGGCGCGCCCTTGCCATGGCCCGGTCGCGCATGCCCTTCACCATCGAGATGCTGATGACGATCGCGGCGCTTGGCGCGCTGGTGATCGGCGCCCCCGAAGAGGCGGCGCTGGTCGTCTTCCTCTTCGCCGTGGGCGAACTGCTCGAGGGCGTCTCGGCCGGAAAGGCGCGGGACAGCATCCGCGCCCTTTCGAAGCTCGTGCCGAAGACCGCCCGGCTCGAGCTCGGCGGCAGCACGCGGGAGGTCGCGGCGGACCGGCTCGGGCTGGGGCAGGTCGTGCAGGTGCGCCCCGGCGACCGCGTGCCCTGCGACGGCGAGGTGATCGAGGGCACCTCGGGCGTCGACGAAAGCCCGGTGACCGGCGAGAGCGTCCCCAGCCTCAAGGAACCCGGATCGCAGGTCTTTGCCGGGTCGATCAACACCGAGGCGCTGCTGCGCGTGCGCGTCACCAGGACCGCCGGGGACAACACCATCGCCCGCATCGTGCGGCTGGTGGCCGAGGCCGAGAGCGCCCGTGCCCCGACCGAGCGTTTCATCGACCGCTTCAGCCGCGTCTACATGCCCGCCGTCGTGGCCGCCGCGCTGCTGGTGGCGCTTGTCCCGCCGCTGGTGCTCGGCGGTGACTGGGGCGACTGGACCTACCGCGCGCTGGCGCTGCTGCTGATCGGCTGCCCCTGCGCGCTGGTGATCTCGGTCCCGGCCTCCATCGCCTCGGCGCTTTCGACCGGGGCGCGCAACGGGCTGCTGATGAAGGGGGGCAGGGTGATCGAGGCCGCCGCGGGGATCACCCACGTCGCCTTCGACAAGACCGGCACGCTCACCCTGGGCAGGCCGCGCGTCACCGATATGGTGGTGCTGGCGGGAAGCGAGGCGGAGCTGCTCGCCCTTGCCGCCGGGGTCGAGACCGGCGCGAGCCACCCGCTCGGTCAGGCGATCTGCGCCGAGGCCGGCAGGCGCGGCATCGCCGCTGCACCGGCCACCGGCGGCCGCGCGCTGCCGGGCAAGGGCGCCGAGGCCGTGATCGGCGGCGTGACCGTCCGTGTCGGCTCCCCGAGGCTGGCGGAGGAGCGCGGCGCGCTCGAAGACGGGGTCCGGACACGCGTCGCGGCGCTCGAGGCCGAGGGCAAGACGGTGGTGGTCGTGATGCGCGGGGACGTGCCGCTGGGACTCATTGCCCTGCGCGACGAGCCCCGCGCCGATGCGGCCGAGGCGGTGAGGCAGCTGGGCGCGCTCGGAGTGTCCCCGCTCATGCTGACCGGCGACAATCCCCGCACCGCGCAGGCCATCGCCGAAGGGCTCGGCATCGACCACCGCGCCGGGCTCATGCCCGAGGACAAGGTCGCGGCGATCCGCGACCTGCGTTCCGGGGCCCGGGTGATGATGATCGGCGACGGCATCAACGACGCTCCGGCGCTGGCCGCCGCACAGGTCGGCGTCGCCATGGGCTCGGGCACCGACGTGGCGCTCGAGACCGCCGATGCCGCGATCCTGCGCAACCGGGTCACCGATGCGGCGGGCATCGTCCGCCTCGCCCGTGCCACCATGGCGAACATCCGGCAGAACATCGCCATTGCGCTCGGGTTGAAGGCGGTCTTCCTCGTGACCACGGTCCTCGGCATCACCGGCCTCTGGCCCGCCATCCTCGCCGACACGGGGGCGACGGTGCTGGTCACGATGAACGCCCTGCGCCTGCTGACCTTCCGCCCCTCGGCCCTCTGA
- a CDS encoding helix-turn-helix domain-containing protein — MLSIGTMAKRTGTKVQTIRYYEQIGLMPEPGRTDGGQRRYGDAELDRLAFIRHSRELGFSLEAIRELLDLSDTPEKSCAQIDAVAQRQLREVEARIARLQSLEAELRRMIGECHSDRVADCRILEVLRDHEECLSDHKGPAL; from the coding sequence ATGCTGTCGATCGGGACCATGGCGAAACGCACCGGGACCAAGGTGCAGACGATCCGCTATTACGAGCAGATCGGGCTGATGCCCGAACCGGGCCGGACGGATGGCGGCCAGCGCCGATACGGCGATGCCGAGCTCGACCGCCTCGCCTTCATCCGCCACTCGCGCGAGCTCGGCTTCTCGCTGGAGGCCATCCGCGAATTGCTCGACCTCTCGGACACGCCCGAGAAATCCTGCGCCCAGATCGACGCGGTGGCGCAGCGGCAGCTGCGCGAGGTCGAGGCACGCATCGCCCGGCTGCAATCGCTCGAGGCCGAGCTTCGGCGGATGATCGGCGAGTGCCACAGCGACCGGGTCGCGGACTGCCGGATCCTCGAAGTGCTCCGCGATCACGAGGAATGCCTCTCGGACCACAAGGGGCCCGCGCTGTAA
- a CDS encoding AbrB family transcriptional regulator yields MSLTVGRALRGLATIGIGAAGGLLFFALNLPLPWVLGSLAASALVARVSGFRPALPPSWRSLAMVAIGTMLGTGFTEDVVTRSGSWALSLVAMSLLSLGFCLMAYTVFRRWSDMSPQTALFAAIPGGLSVVSTLAEEYRAETNRVVLCHTARLVVLLVSAPLVVQMLSGIDLAEANGAIFHAAEPFDPMRHGLLVLVAAASWGVARWLKLPSGVLLVPLLSSAVLHATGTLTVHVPPLLSVLAQVVIGSGVGARFTQYTARQILRDGWLAALVGAGLAVGSLVGAVLVAPLVGEGVAPLFLAYLPGGAPELGVVALALMIDPAMVAAHHVLRVFLIIAVLPSTVRLVGDGRSDRKA; encoded by the coding sequence GTGAGCCTGACGGTGGGGCGGGCCCTGCGGGGCCTTGCCACGATCGGGATCGGCGCGGCGGGCGGGCTGCTGTTCTTCGCGCTGAACCTGCCGCTGCCCTGGGTGCTGGGCAGCCTTGCCGCCTCGGCACTCGTCGCCCGCGTCTCGGGCTTCCGTCCGGCGCTGCCGCCAAGCTGGCGCAGCCTCGCCATGGTGGCGATCGGCACCATGCTCGGGACCGGCTTCACCGAGGACGTGGTCACGCGGTCGGGAAGCTGGGCGCTGAGCCTCGTCGCCATGTCGCTGCTCTCGCTCGGCTTCTGCCTGATGGCCTACACCGTGTTCCGTCGCTGGAGCGACATGTCCCCGCAGACCGCGCTCTTCGCCGCGATCCCGGGCGGGCTCTCGGTGGTCTCGACGCTGGCCGAGGAGTACCGGGCCGAGACCAACCGGGTCGTGCTGTGCCACACCGCGCGCCTCGTGGTTCTGCTGGTCTCGGCGCCGCTGGTCGTGCAGATGCTTTCGGGGATCGACCTCGCCGAGGCGAACGGCGCAATCTTCCATGCCGCCGAGCCCTTCGATCCGATGCGGCACGGGCTGCTGGTGCTGGTCGCGGCGGCAAGCTGGGGCGTCGCGCGCTGGCTGAAGCTTCCCTCGGGCGTGTTGCTGGTGCCCTTGCTGAGCTCGGCGGTCCTGCATGCCACCGGCACGCTGACCGTGCACGTGCCGCCGCTGCTGTCGGTGCTGGCGCAGGTGGTCATCGGCTCGGGCGTCGGCGCGAGGTTCACGCAGTACACCGCCCGCCAGATCCTTCGCGACGGCTGGCTTGCCGCGCTGGTCGGCGCCGGGCTCGCGGTCGGCTCGCTGGTTGGGGCGGTGCTCGTGGCGCCGCTGGTGGGTGAGGGGGTGGCGCCGCTCTTCCTTGCCTACCTGCCCGGAGGCGCGCCGGAACTGGGCGTCGTCGCGCTCGCCCTGATGATCGACCCGGCAATGGTGGCCGCGCATCACGTCCTGCGGGTCTTCCTCATCATCGCGGTCCTGCCGTCGACGGTGCGCCTCGTCGGGGACGGGCGGTCCGACCGCAAGGCGTGA
- a CDS encoding tripartite tricarboxylate transporter permease, with product MIDTFALSQAMDLLFGSFGPWLWVIPGLLIGLIFGSIPGLQISMAMAVFLPVTFGMDFLQAMLFLTSIFTGGAYGGGVTAILMNIPGSSSSIATAFDGYPMARQGKHNEALGLGLAASVVGAFVGYALLLLLIGPLAAFVLKIGPMEMVVVVLWGLTLIATLNDSSLAKGLMAGTFGLMLSQIGMSTTGVMRTTVGNPHLLDGIPVVPAMIGIFAASELLRLRGGSYLVQDEAQRDISIPKILRGAAETFRHPGVLIRGSLIGAVIGAIPGVGSSVANLVSYGEAKRTSKTPEAFGKGAPDGVIAAESANSSSEGGSMTALLALGIPGGAATAVLLAAFSFHNIIGGPSFIRNQTDIVYSIILGNLGQVVLLAIVGLLMLRVLGLVVRVPLAYLVPSVLAMCAWGGYGITGTIAGPLTVAAFSGLGWLMRRSDYPVAATVIGLLLGRMMEGELVRTLQISGGRPLEYLLERPIALVLFAIMILVLVGAPLLRLLRRGRGRQADA from the coding sequence ATGATCGACACCTTCGCGCTCTCGCAGGCGATGGACCTGCTCTTCGGCAGCTTCGGCCCCTGGCTCTGGGTGATCCCCGGCTTGCTGATCGGGCTGATCTTCGGCTCGATCCCGGGGCTGCAGATCTCGATGGCCATGGCGGTCTTCCTGCCGGTCACCTTCGGCATGGACTTCCTGCAGGCCATGCTGTTCCTCACCTCGATCTTCACCGGCGGCGCCTATGGCGGCGGGGTCACCGCGATCCTGATGAACATTCCCGGCTCGTCCTCGTCGATCGCCACCGCCTTCGACGGCTACCCGATGGCGCGGCAGGGCAAGCACAACGAGGCGCTGGGGCTGGGGCTCGCCGCCTCGGTCGTCGGGGCCTTCGTCGGCTATGCGCTGCTGCTCCTGCTGATCGGGCCGCTTGCCGCCTTCGTGCTGAAGATCGGACCGATGGAGATGGTGGTCGTCGTGCTCTGGGGGCTGACGCTGATCGCCACGCTGAACGACAGCAGCCTTGCCAAGGGGCTGATGGCCGGGACCTTCGGGCTGATGCTCAGCCAGATCGGCATGTCGACCACGGGCGTGATGCGCACCACGGTCGGCAACCCGCACCTGCTCGACGGCATCCCGGTGGTGCCCGCGATGATCGGCATCTTCGCCGCGTCTGAGCTGCTGCGGCTGCGCGGCGGCAGCTACCTCGTGCAGGACGAGGCGCAGCGCGACATCTCCATCCCGAAGATCCTGCGCGGCGCCGCCGAGACCTTCCGTCATCCCGGCGTGCTGATCCGCGGCAGCCTGATCGGCGCGGTGATCGGCGCCATCCCCGGGGTCGGCTCCTCGGTCGCGAACCTGGTCTCCTACGGCGAGGCCAAGCGCACCTCGAAGACGCCGGAAGCCTTCGGCAAGGGCGCGCCCGACGGGGTGATCGCGGCGGAATCCGCCAACAGCAGTTCCGAGGGCGGCTCGATGACCGCGCTCCTCGCGCTGGGGATCCCGGGCGGGGCGGCCACGGCGGTGCTGCTCGCGGCCTTCTCGTTCCACAACATCATCGGCGGGCCGTCCTTCATCCGCAACCAGACCGACATCGTCTACTCGATCATCCTCGGCAACCTCGGGCAGGTGGTGCTGCTGGCCATCGTCGGCCTGCTGATGCTGCGGGTGCTGGGCCTGGTGGTGCGCGTGCCGCTGGCCTATCTCGTGCCGAGCGTGCTGGCGATGTGCGCCTGGGGTGGCTACGGGATCACCGGGACCATTGCCGGGCCGCTGACCGTCGCGGCCTTCTCGGGGCTCGGCTGGCTGATGCGGCGGAGCGACTACCCGGTCGCGGCGACGGTGATCGGCCTGCTGCTCGGCCGGATGATGGAGGGCGAGCTGGTGCGCACGCTGCAGATCTCGGGCGGGCGACCGTTGGAATACCTGCTCGAGCGTCCGATCGCGCTGGTGCTCTTCGCGATCATGATCCTCGTCCTCGTCGGCGCGCCGCTGCTGAGGCTCCTGCGCCGCGGTCGCGGCAGGCAGGCGGACGCGTGA
- a CDS encoding tripartite tricarboxylate transporter TctB family protein, with product MTARFPATHAALLGIILAVSGYIAWSAVSASAKLDNLVVVAPVGAAMLVLAVAVIVSALRRPAADPTEVAPVWGDLLLLAGFAVFCYALTHVGFDVATFLFVWGGVVASGGKGWWQPPLFAALFTLLLVEAFGSLFPYPMLTLVL from the coding sequence ATGACCGCGAGGTTCCCCGCCACCCACGCCGCCTTGCTCGGCATCATCCTCGCCGTTTCCGGCTACATCGCCTGGAGCGCCGTCTCGGCCTCGGCCAAGCTCGACAATCTCGTCGTGGTCGCGCCGGTCGGCGCGGCGATGCTGGTGCTCGCGGTCGCCGTCATCGTCAGCGCGCTGCGCCGTCCCGCCGCCGATCCAACCGAGGTCGCGCCAGTCTGGGGCGACCTGCTGCTGCTCGCCGGTTTTGCCGTCTTCTGCTACGCGCTCACCCATGTCGGTTTCGACGTCGCGACCTTCCTCTTCGTCTGGGGCGGCGTGGTGGCCAGCGGCGGCAAGGGCTGGTGGCAGCCGCCGCTCTTCGCCGCGCTCTTCACGCTGTTGCTGGTCGAGGCCTTCGGCTCGCTCTTTCCCTATCCCATGCTGACGCTGGTCCTCTGA
- a CDS encoding tripartite tricarboxylate transporter substrate binding protein gives MKRRQFTRTALGLTLAASLLPLSAAAQDAWPPRKITFVVALGPGGSADRTARALAQRMQEELGVPISVINQEGGGGHVGHTYFTQMPADGSYFLATSIHPYIANAILRFDADYTLDDFAFINGQWNDYDLFAVNAETPYASLDEFMAAAKETPGKLRVSVVPGSTGAINLELALEAYGLDKSAVNVVTYESGGAARTAVAGGQVEMTVLAADGTLSIAEYVRPLALAADNPSKDWDAPTLNAALEQAGLEPVPVLAGSMRGLAAHAAFKAEHPEAFQKMVDAYKTVLEDPEFVASLEAQDIGAEWLGPDRTSEMITSNFEILKRYEDAQ, from the coding sequence ATGAAGAGACGCCAATTCACCCGCACCGCTCTGGGGCTGACGCTGGCCGCGAGCCTGCTGCCGCTGTCCGCCGCCGCGCAGGACGCCTGGCCGCCGCGCAAGATCACCTTCGTCGTGGCGCTCGGCCCGGGCGGCTCGGCCGACCGCACCGCCCGCGCGCTGGCGCAGCGCATGCAGGAAGAGCTCGGCGTGCCGATCTCGGTGATCAACCAGGAAGGCGGCGGCGGCCATGTCGGCCACACCTACTTCACCCAGATGCCGGCGGACGGCAGCTACTTCCTCGCCACCTCGATCCACCCCTACATCGCCAACGCGATCCTACGTTTCGACGCGGATTACACGCTGGACGACTTCGCCTTCATCAACGGCCAGTGGAACGACTACGACCTCTTCGCGGTGAATGCCGAAACCCCCTATGCCTCGCTGGACGAGTTCATGGCCGCGGCCAAGGAGACGCCCGGCAAGCTGCGCGTCTCGGTGGTTCCGGGCTCGACCGGCGCGATCAACCTCGAGCTCGCGCTCGAGGCCTACGGGCTCGACAAGTCGGCGGTCAACGTCGTGACCTATGAATCGGGCGGCGCGGCGCGGACCGCTGTGGCCGGCGGCCAGGTCGAGATGACGGTGCTCGCCGCCGACGGCACCCTGTCGATCGCCGAATACGTGCGGCCGCTGGCCCTTGCCGCCGACAACCCGAGCAAGGACTGGGACGCGCCGACGCTCAACGCCGCGCTCGAGCAGGCCGGTCTCGAGCCGGTGCCGGTGCTGGCGGGCTCGATGCGCGGCCTCGCGGCCCACGCGGCCTTCAAGGCCGAGCACCCCGAGGCCTTCCAGAAGATGGTCGATGCCTACAAGACGGTGCTCGAGGATCCCGAGTTCGTCGCCTCGCTCGAGGCGCAGGACATCGGGGCGGAATGGCTCGGGCCCGACCGCACCTCCGAGATGATCACCTCGAACTTCGAGATCCTGAAGCGTTACGAAGACGCGCAGTGA
- a CDS encoding GntR family transcriptional regulator, whose product MSTKLEDSRSPAPERLAAELRGDILEGRLLPGARLGEVALADRFEVSRGPVRAALNLLSESGIVTIVPNSGARVRVMSREDARALYQVRAALESEAARLAAANAGPETALRFSTLLEQHAREVGAHPQGAYLQGAGDRDFHMITAQMAGNPIILRYLTRELYPQLSLLRVKHRNVTGRGAKALHEHERIAAAIADGDPEIAGLLMRRHIQNSWTALEAQLSEEEKDAE is encoded by the coding sequence TTGTCTACAAAGCTCGAAGATTCTCGCAGCCCCGCGCCCGAGCGACTCGCCGCGGAACTGCGGGGGGACATTCTTGAAGGACGCCTCCTGCCGGGGGCCAGGCTGGGCGAGGTCGCGCTGGCCGACCGCTTCGAGGTGAGCCGCGGCCCGGTGCGCGCGGCGCTGAACCTGCTCAGCGAATCCGGCATCGTGACGATCGTCCCGAACAGCGGCGCGCGGGTCCGCGTGATGAGCCGCGAGGACGCCCGCGCGCTCTATCAGGTCCGCGCCGCGCTCGAGAGCGAGGCCGCGAGACTGGCCGCCGCCAATGCCGGGCCGGAGACCGCGCTGCGCTTCAGCACCCTGCTCGAGCAGCACGCCCGCGAGGTCGGCGCGCATCCCCAGGGGGCCTACCTGCAGGGCGCGGGGGATCGCGACTTCCACATGATCACCGCGCAGATGGCCGGCAACCCGATCATCCTGCGCTACCTGACGCGCGAGCTTTACCCCCAGCTCTCGCTGCTGCGGGTGAAGCACCGGAACGTCACGGGGCGCGGCGCCAAGGCGCTGCACGAACACGAGCGCATCGCCGCCGCCATCGCCGACGGCGACCCCGAGATCGCCGGGCTGCTGATGCGCCGCCACATCCAGAACAGCTGGACCGCCCTCGAGGCGCAGCTCTCGGAAGAAGAGAAGGACGCCGAATGA